The nucleotide sequence TAGGTCGCCACTGTCTTCCAGCTTTGAGTCAGCGAGGCTACGAGATTCACGTCATCTCGTCCCGGCCTGCGTCAGGCTCCCTGGGAGATTGGCATCAGGTTGATCTCATGGACCCGGTGAGTGTCAAGGGCCTGATTCGCGAGGTACAACCAACGCACCTGTTGCATCTCGCCTGGATCACAGAACCCAGACGCTATCTGACGGCCCACGAGAACTTCGATTGGCTGATCGCCAGCCAGTCGCTGCTGCGGGCGTTTCATGACCACGGCGGCCAGCGAGTCGTCATGTCCGGCAGTTGCGCCGAGTATGACTGGAAGGACGGAGTCTGTCGGGAAGAGACGACGCCGCTCACCCCTGCTTCGTTCTACGGTCAATGCAAACATCTGCTGCAGATGTCGCTGGCGAGTTACGCGCGACAGACAGGTCTGAGCTGGGGTTGGGGACGACTGTTCTTCCTGTATGGCCCTTACGGTCACACATCCCGCATCCCCGGTGTGGTGATTGACGCGCTGCTGCGAAATCAGCCCGCCCGCTGCTCCCACGGACTGCAGCAGCGTGACTTCCTTCATATCGCCGACGCCGCAGACGCACTCGTCACACTGCTGGAGAGTGACGTACAGGGTCCAATCAACATCGGCTCGGGCGAGCCCGTTGCGATTCGCGAGATCGTGCTCCAGCTTGCCGACCGGATGGGCCGCCGGGATTTGATTCAACTGGGTGCGATCGAGTCGGCGCCGGGCGACCCTCCGCTGGTCGTCGCTGACGTGAACCGTCTTTGCAATACCCTTGGCTGGAAACCCGCCCACAGTCTGGCAACAGGACTGGACGCGACACTGGAATGGTACAGAGGAGAATCCCATGACATTGCCTGCTGAGAATTGTCCGGTCTGTGATTCCCCGTCGACCAGTTTATTTCTGGATCGTCCCTCGGTCCCGGTCCACCAGAACCTGCTGATGGCCAGCCCCGAAGAGGCTTCACAGATCAAACGTGGCCGCCTCGCTATGCATGTCTGCTCCACATGCGGTTTCGTTTTCAACCGTGCCTTCGACGACCGGTTGATGAGCTACAACCAGAACTACGAAAACACACAAGTCCATTCCCCCGCATTCAATGAATACGTCGATCAGCTTGTGGGCACAGTCCTGCGTGATTCCGGCATGCGCGGTGCCACGATTGTCGAGGTGGGCTGCGGAAAAGGGGATTTCATCAAGCGTCT is from Schlesneria sp. DSM 10557 and encodes:
- a CDS encoding NAD-dependent epimerase/dehydratase family protein — encoded protein: MKRVLVTAGSGFVGRHCLPALSQRGYEIHVISSRPASGSLGDWHQVDLMDPVSVKGLIREVQPTHLLHLAWITEPRRYLTAHENFDWLIASQSLLRAFHDHGGQRVVMSGSCAEYDWKDGVCREETTPLTPASFYGQCKHLLQMSLASYARQTGLSWGWGRLFFLYGPYGHTSRIPGVVIDALLRNQPARCSHGLQQRDFLHIADAADALVTLLESDVQGPINIGSGEPVAIREIVLQLADRMGRRDLIQLGAIESAPGDPPLVVADVNRLCNTLGWKPAHSLATGLDATLEWYRGESHDIAC